One window of Bifidobacterium pseudocatenulatum DSM 20438 = JCM 1200 = LMG 10505 genomic DNA carries:
- a CDS encoding dihydrofolate reductase: MEHDSSRSGYHEPEPGLAGLEDEEDWGDDFPKTFSVNLIWAQACDKEGHDGAIGFEGGMPWHLPEDMRRFKELTVSHPVIMGRKTWESLSPKYRPLPNRDNIVVSRDPAYTAPGATVVDSLDDALDLARQEAIPDDGLDRSEIWIIGGGQLFREAMPFADKAYVTQISMHADADTYAPDVKSLVESGAWKVLEEGVWQNTRKGSGDIAGFRFMTYAKNREE, translated from the coding sequence ATGGAGCATGACAGTAGCCGCAGTGGCTATCACGAACCCGAGCCCGGACTTGCCGGGCTTGAGGACGAGGAGGATTGGGGCGATGATTTCCCCAAGACGTTCTCGGTGAATCTGATTTGGGCGCAGGCCTGTGACAAGGAAGGTCATGACGGCGCCATCGGATTCGAGGGTGGCATGCCATGGCATCTGCCCGAGGATATGAGGCGTTTCAAGGAGCTTACCGTCTCGCATCCGGTCATTATGGGGCGTAAGACGTGGGAGTCCCTGAGCCCGAAGTATCGTCCGCTGCCGAATCGCGACAATATCGTGGTTTCGCGTGATCCGGCTTACACTGCGCCGGGAGCGACCGTGGTCGACAGTCTGGATGATGCGCTTGATCTGGCACGACAGGAAGCCATTCCGGATGACGGTCTTGACCGCAGCGAAATCTGGATTATCGGTGGCGGCCAGCTGTTCCGTGAGGCCATGCCATTTGCGGACAAGGCGTATGTGACGCAGATCAGCATGCATGCCGATGCCGATACCTACGCGCCCGACGTGAAGTCGCTGGTGGAATCCGGCGCTTGGAAGGTGCTTGAAGAGGGCGTGTGGCAGAACACGCGGAAGGGTTCCGGAGATATCGCCGGATTCCGTTTCATGACGTATGCGAAGAATCGCGAGGAGTAA
- a CDS encoding oleate hydratase → MYYSNGNYEAFARPKKPEGMDSKNAYIIGTGLAALTAACYLVRDAQLPGSHIHVFEKDAVPGGACDGANIPGVGYVMRGGREMDNHFEVMWDMFRSIPSIETEGVSVLDEYYWLNKEDPNFSLCRSTKARGVDAGTNGKFNLSDKASMEIMQLFFTPNEELYGKKISDYFDDEVFNSNFWMYWRTHSALEMKLYIRRYIHHIGGLPDFSALRFTRYNQYESMILPMIKYLEGFGVQFHYNAKVENVDFKIGGGMGPVRSHTGTGQDTILKKQAESGVFVRNPYSSPTKKMATRIDLTEADGTARSIDLGENDLVFITNGGCVENSTMGSQTEAAAWAPEIKPGGGWDMWRRIAKQDPSFGHPDVFCGDPEHSKWMSATVTTLDMEIPPYIQKICKRDPFTGHVVTGGIVTVEDSNWLMSWTLNRQQQFRDQPKDQLCVWVYGLFPDKPGNYVKKPMQECTGEEICEEWLYHMGVPTDKIKELATNHANTVPVMMPYIDAFFMPRSAGDRPDVVPDGAVNFAFLGQFAETPRDTIFTTEYSMRTGMEAVYTLCDVDRGVPEVWGSVYDVRNLLNATVMLRDGKPITDMKLNPIEKTVLKQILKKLDSTDIPMLLKEYGVI, encoded by the coding sequence ATGTATTATTCCAACGGCAATTACGAAGCATTCGCCCGACCGAAGAAACCCGAAGGCATGGACAGCAAGAACGCGTACATCATCGGCACCGGCTTGGCCGCACTCACCGCAGCCTGTTACCTGGTGCGAGATGCGCAACTGCCGGGCAGCCACATTCACGTATTCGAAAAGGACGCGGTTCCGGGAGGCGCCTGCGATGGCGCAAATATTCCCGGCGTTGGCTATGTGATGCGCGGCGGCCGTGAAATGGACAACCATTTCGAAGTGATGTGGGACATGTTCCGTTCCATTCCATCCATCGAAACGGAAGGCGTTTCCGTACTTGACGAGTATTACTGGCTGAACAAGGAAGATCCCAACTTCTCACTCTGCCGCTCCACGAAAGCGCGCGGCGTTGACGCAGGCACGAACGGCAAATTCAATCTGTCAGACAAAGCCTCGATGGAGATCATGCAATTGTTCTTCACGCCGAATGAGGAACTGTACGGCAAGAAAATTTCTGATTATTTCGACGATGAGGTTTTCAATTCGAATTTCTGGATGTACTGGCGCACCCATAGTGCGTTGGAAATGAAGCTGTATATCCGTCGATATATTCATCATATTGGCGGATTGCCGGACTTCAGTGCGTTGCGTTTCACCCGTTACAACCAGTATGAGTCGATGATTCTGCCGATGATCAAGTATTTGGAAGGATTCGGCGTGCAGTTCCACTACAACGCGAAAGTGGAGAATGTCGATTTCAAGATTGGCGGAGGCATGGGACCGGTACGTTCGCATACCGGCACCGGTCAAGACACGATTTTGAAGAAGCAGGCTGAATCCGGCGTGTTCGTACGCAATCCGTACAGTTCGCCAACCAAGAAAATGGCTACGCGCATCGACCTGACCGAAGCGGATGGCACCGCGCGAAGCATTGATTTGGGCGAAAACGACTTGGTGTTCATCACCAATGGTGGCTGCGTGGAAAACTCGACCATGGGCTCGCAAACCGAAGCGGCCGCATGGGCTCCGGAAATCAAGCCCGGCGGCGGCTGGGACATGTGGCGTCGCATTGCCAAGCAAGACCCGAGTTTCGGTCACCCGGACGTGTTCTGCGGCGATCCGGAGCATTCGAAGTGGATGAGCGCCACCGTGACCACGCTTGACATGGAGATTCCGCCGTATATTCAGAAGATCTGTAAGCGTGACCCGTTCACCGGCCATGTGGTGACCGGCGGCATCGTAACCGTTGAGGATTCCAACTGGCTGATGAGCTGGACGTTGAACCGTCAACAGCAGTTCCGCGACCAGCCGAAAGACCAGCTGTGCGTGTGGGTGTACGGTCTGTTCCCCGACAAGCCCGGCAACTATGTGAAGAAGCCGATGCAGGAATGCACTGGCGAGGAAATCTGCGAGGAATGGCTCTACCATATGGGCGTGCCGACCGACAAGATCAAGGAACTCGCCACGAACCATGCGAACACCGTTCCGGTGATGATGCCATACATCGACGCGTTCTTCATGCCTCGTTCCGCCGGCGACCGCCCTGATGTGGTGCCTGATGGTGCCGTGAATTTCGCATTCCTCGGCCAGTTCGCCGAAACCCCGCGCGACACGATCTTCACCACCGAGTATTCGATGCGCACCGGCATGGAAGCGGTGTACACGCTGTGCGATGTGGACCGTGGCGTGCCGGAAGTGTGGGGTTCGGTCTACGACGTACGCAACCTGCTCAACGCCACAGTGATGCTGCGTGACGGCAAGCCGATTACCGACATGAAACTCAACCCCATTGAAAAGACCGTGTTGAAGCAGATTCTGAAGAAGCTCGATTCCACCGATATTCCGATGTTACTTAAGGAATACGGCGTGATCTGA
- a CDS encoding phosphoglyceromutase, with protein sequence MTYKLVLLRHGQSAWNKTNQFTGWVDVPLTEQGVEEAKNGGRLLKEKNVLPDIVFTSMLRRAINTANVALDEADRLWIPVKRSWRLNERHYGALQGKNKTEIRQEYGDEKFMLWRRSYATPPPEIDPNDEYAQNNDPRYTGDPVPEAECLADVVKRVEPYFKSDIEPELKAGKTVLIAAHGNSLRAIVKMLDNLSEEEIAKVNIPTAMPLLYELDENFKPIKPRGEYLDPEAAAAGAAAVAAQGQK encoded by the coding sequence ATGACTTACAAACTAGTACTGCTCCGTCATGGACAGAGCGCATGGAATAAAACCAATCAGTTCACCGGCTGGGTCGACGTCCCGCTGACCGAGCAGGGTGTCGAGGAAGCCAAGAACGGCGGCCGCCTGCTCAAGGAGAAGAACGTCCTTCCGGATATCGTTTTCACCTCGATGCTGCGTCGTGCCATCAACACCGCCAACGTGGCTCTGGATGAGGCAGATCGTCTGTGGATTCCGGTCAAGCGCAGCTGGCGTCTGAACGAGCGTCACTACGGCGCTCTGCAGGGCAAGAACAAGACCGAGATCCGTCAGGAGTACGGTGACGAGAAGTTCATGCTGTGGCGCCGTTCCTACGCCACTCCGCCGCCGGAGATCGATCCGAACGACGAGTACGCGCAGAACAATGATCCGCGCTACACCGGCGATCCGGTTCCGGAAGCCGAATGCCTGGCCGACGTGGTCAAGCGCGTTGAGCCGTACTTCAAGTCCGACATCGAGCCGGAGCTGAAGGCTGGCAAGACCGTTCTGATCGCCGCTCACGGCAACTCCCTGCGCGCCATCGTGAAGATGCTCGACAACCTCTCCGAAGAGGAGATCGCCAAGGTCAACATCCCGACCGCAATGCCGCTGCTGTACGAGCTGGACGAGAACTTCAAGCCGATCAAGCCGCGTGGCGAGTATCTGGATCCGGAAGCCGCCGCTGCTGGTGCCGCCGCTGTCGCCGCCCAGGGCCAGAAGTGA
- the serC gene encoding phosphoserine transaminase, with product MTNTVTIPSNVLPEDGRFGSGPTKIRPEQIQALDKGARNLLGTSHRQTPIKQVVGSIREGLSEFFQIPDGYEVVLGNGGASAFWDIACASLITRKAAFGTYGSFSSKFAKSAQSAPFLEEPEIFAGEPGTYRLPELTEYVDTYCWAHNETSTGVAAPIKRIAGTKEQGALTLIDATSGAGALPVDISQTDAYYFSPQKAFGSDGGLWIAVLSPAAIERAYGIAKSVDLPGARRWIPPFLSLTSAIENSRKDQTLNTPAVATLIMLENQVRWLNDNGGLAWASARCARSASLLYQWAEKSDYASPFVNDRNARSNAVVTIDINDGINASQVVAALRENGIVDTNGYRKLGRNQLRIGVFPSVEPSDVDALTRCIDYVVEHL from the coding sequence ATGACGAACACTGTGACCATTCCTTCCAACGTGCTTCCGGAAGACGGACGTTTCGGCTCAGGGCCGACCAAAATCCGCCCGGAGCAAATCCAAGCGCTCGATAAGGGAGCCCGTAATCTTCTGGGAACCTCCCATCGACAGACCCCCATCAAGCAGGTGGTCGGCTCAATCCGCGAAGGACTGTCCGAATTCTTCCAGATTCCCGATGGCTACGAAGTGGTGCTGGGCAACGGCGGAGCCAGCGCGTTCTGGGATATCGCCTGCGCCTCGCTGATCACCCGCAAGGCCGCATTCGGCACGTACGGCTCATTCAGCTCGAAGTTCGCCAAGTCAGCGCAATCCGCACCGTTCCTTGAGGAGCCGGAGATTTTCGCAGGAGAGCCGGGAACATATCGCCTGCCTGAGCTCACGGAATACGTGGACACTTATTGCTGGGCCCACAATGAGACTTCCACCGGCGTTGCCGCACCGATCAAACGCATCGCAGGCACCAAGGAGCAGGGTGCGCTCACGCTGATCGACGCCACCAGTGGCGCCGGCGCGCTGCCGGTCGACATCAGCCAGACCGACGCCTACTATTTCTCGCCGCAAAAAGCTTTCGGATCCGATGGCGGACTATGGATTGCCGTACTCTCCCCCGCTGCAATCGAACGCGCCTACGGCATCGCCAAAAGCGTGGATCTTCCGGGCGCACGCCGCTGGATTCCTCCGTTCCTTTCCCTGACTTCGGCCATCGAGAATTCCCGCAAGGATCAGACGCTCAACACGCCGGCAGTGGCAACGCTGATCATGCTGGAAAACCAGGTTCGTTGGCTCAACGACAACGGTGGGCTCGCCTGGGCTTCGGCCCGCTGCGCAAGGTCTGCGTCCCTGCTGTACCAGTGGGCGGAGAAGTCCGATTACGCCTCCCCGTTCGTAAACGACAGGAACGCGCGCTCCAACGCCGTGGTCACCATCGATATCAACGATGGCATCAATGCATCCCAAGTGGTGGCGGCATTGCGCGAAAACGGCATTGTGGACACCAACGGATACCGTAAGCTCGGCCGAAACCAGCTTCGCATCGGCGTGTTCCCGTCCGTGGAACCCAGCGATGTGGATGCGCTCACCCGCTGTATCGACTACGTGGTGGAACATCTCTGA
- a CDS encoding DUF2530 domain-containing protein codes for MKIAPIIDPSVRKPSPKPVRVDLRKVFMFGTALWAIALVVCIVLIAFGIDAERAQTVCEAGTVIGVLMLVWEHFDRWDYRRLGE; via the coding sequence ATGAAGATTGCTCCGATTATTGATCCCAGCGTGAGGAAACCTTCGCCGAAACCGGTGCGCGTCGACCTACGCAAGGTATTCATGTTTGGCACCGCGCTATGGGCCATCGCTTTGGTGGTCTGCATCGTACTTATCGCATTCGGCATCGACGCGGAACGCGCGCAAACCGTCTGCGAAGCGGGTACGGTCATCGGCGTGCTCATGCTGGTTTGGGAGCATTTCGACCGTTGGGATTATCGCCGTCTTGGCGAGTAA
- a CDS encoding sensor histidine kinase, whose product MVESLGSWWRSLTHRNDDDEHDADDDTLDDATNALLSMLPLASVVVDEHDEVIRAHPSAYALGVVRDDAIAEETVLRAVHEVRSCGGNKQFDLTTTTQYVAQQVPKAGKPTTREIARQALIGQSNPNTSGATVSRPNWLKIIVGKLNENLMVVLISDVSESVRFSQVRDSFITNVSEQLLEPTQSLEQLADIVERGGASQQDVERNATQLRQSCSRLEHMISDLLLLIKAQEPILPTADNRINVMEQVQAVVQAHLDMAAQRGITIETGGDESLCINGEADQIQAALAKLIENAITYSKDGSTVNVVAKANEEHTEAVISVLDRGKGIAIGEQNRIFERFYRGSNQNEHSGDGIGLGLAIVKHVALTHHGSASVWSSPGQGSTFALVLPLGGE is encoded by the coding sequence ATGGTTGAATCTTTGGGTTCGTGGTGGCGTTCGCTGACGCACCGCAACGACGATGATGAGCATGATGCCGATGACGACACATTGGATGATGCCACCAACGCGTTGCTTTCCATGCTGCCGTTGGCTTCCGTCGTAGTTGACGAGCATGACGAAGTGATTCGCGCGCACCCGTCGGCGTATGCGCTTGGCGTGGTGCGCGATGATGCCATCGCGGAAGAGACCGTGCTTCGCGCAGTGCATGAGGTGCGTTCCTGTGGCGGCAACAAACAATTTGATTTGACCACCACCACCCAATATGTCGCCCAGCAAGTGCCGAAGGCAGGCAAACCAACCACACGTGAAATCGCGCGCCAGGCACTGATAGGGCAGTCAAACCCCAATACTTCCGGCGCAACCGTTTCCCGACCCAACTGGCTGAAAATCATCGTCGGCAAACTCAATGAGAATCTCATGGTTGTGCTCATCAGCGATGTGAGCGAAAGCGTACGATTCTCGCAGGTGCGCGATTCGTTCATCACCAACGTTTCCGAACAATTGCTTGAGCCGACGCAATCATTGGAACAGCTGGCGGACATTGTGGAACGGGGCGGTGCCAGCCAACAGGACGTCGAACGCAACGCCACGCAGCTGCGTCAATCCTGTTCCCGTCTTGAGCATATGATTTCCGATCTGCTGCTGCTGATCAAAGCGCAGGAGCCAATCCTGCCGACCGCCGACAATCGCATCAACGTGATGGAACAGGTACAAGCCGTGGTGCAGGCGCATCTCGATATGGCTGCGCAACGCGGCATCACCATCGAGACCGGCGGTGACGAATCGCTATGCATCAATGGCGAAGCCGATCAGATTCAGGCGGCGCTCGCAAAATTGATTGAAAACGCGATTACGTATTCAAAAGACGGTTCTACGGTGAATGTCGTCGCCAAAGCCAATGAGGAGCATACGGAAGCGGTAATCAGTGTTCTCGATCGAGGCAAAGGCATCGCCATCGGCGAACAGAACCGTATTTTTGAACGGTTCTATCGCGGCAGCAATCAGAATGAGCATTCCGGTGACGGCATTGGCTTGGGACTTGCGATTGTCAAGCATGTTGCGTTGACTCACCATGGTTCCGCGTCGGTGTGGAGCAGCCCGGGGCAGGGAAGCACGTTCGCCTTGGTGCTGCCGTTGGGCGGGGAATGA
- a CDS encoding OsmC family protein — translation MGKRLWVERNKDGSWDAFGEDGAHIKFGKGRGQFTPGDLMKIALAGCAALSSQFAIEHTLGEGKGAKIVVDGTYDADNDAYIGFDEQVVIDATDAGLSDEDAAKLKERVTRHIDKGCTVKHTYVEKTPVRMDVIIKH, via the coding sequence ATGGGCAAAAGACTGTGGGTCGAGCGTAACAAAGACGGTTCTTGGGATGCTTTCGGCGAGGATGGCGCGCATATCAAGTTCGGCAAGGGTCGTGGACAGTTCACGCCGGGCGACCTGATGAAGATCGCGCTGGCCGGTTGCGCCGCACTGTCAAGCCAGTTCGCCATCGAGCATACGCTGGGCGAGGGCAAGGGCGCGAAAATCGTTGTGGACGGCACCTATGACGCCGACAATGACGCATACATCGGTTTCGACGAACAGGTGGTCATCGACGCCACCGACGCCGGTCTGAGCGATGAGGATGCGGCAAAGCTTAAGGAACGCGTCACTCGTCATATCGACAAGGGCTGCACGGTGAAGCATACGTACGTGGAGAAGACTCCGGTCCGCATGGACGTCATCATCAAGCACTGA
- a CDS encoding thymidylate synthase, translating to MPYEDLVRKILTEGTLKSDRTGTGTVSLFGQQMRFDLSEYFPLLTTKTVFFKGLAYELLWFLKGSTNVRWLQERNVHIWDEWADENGDLGPVYGAQWRSWPAPTPDDPNRTIDQISNVLDLVENHPDSRRMVVSAWNPAEVENMALPPCHALFQFYVADGKLSCQLYQRSCDMFLGVPFNIASYSLLTLMIAQQAGLQPGEFVWTGGDCHVYDNHIDQVLEQLSRDPYPYPQIRINKADSLFDYDYSDFEIVGYQHHPTIKAPVAV from the coding sequence ATGCCATATGAAGACCTTGTGCGCAAGATCCTGACGGAAGGCACGTTGAAGTCCGATCGTACGGGCACTGGTACCGTCAGCCTGTTCGGCCAGCAGATGCGATTCGACCTGAGCGAGTATTTTCCGCTGCTCACGACGAAGACGGTGTTTTTCAAGGGACTTGCCTATGAGCTGCTGTGGTTCCTGAAAGGTTCCACGAACGTGCGTTGGCTGCAGGAGCGCAATGTGCATATTTGGGACGAATGGGCCGATGAGAACGGCGATTTGGGTCCCGTATACGGCGCGCAGTGGCGTAGCTGGCCGGCGCCCACGCCCGATGATCCGAACCGTACCATCGATCAGATCAGCAATGTGCTTGATCTTGTCGAGAATCACCCGGATTCTCGTCGTATGGTCGTGTCCGCTTGGAATCCTGCCGAAGTGGAGAATATGGCGTTGCCGCCATGCCACGCGCTCTTCCAGTTCTACGTGGCGGATGGCAAACTTTCGTGCCAGCTATATCAGCGTTCCTGCGACATGTTCCTCGGCGTACCGTTCAATATCGCATCCTATTCGCTGTTGACGTTGATGATCGCTCAGCAGGCGGGACTGCAGCCGGGGGAGTTCGTGTGGACGGGTGGCGACTGCCACGTGTACGACAATCACATCGACCAGGTGTTGGAGCAGTTGAGCCGCGATCCATACCCGTATCCGCAGATCCGTATTAACAAAGCCGATTCGCTGTTCGATTACGATTACAGTGATTTTGAAATCGTCGGCTACCAGCACCATCCAACCATCAAGGCGCCGGTGGCGGTCTGA
- a CDS encoding universal stress protein, with amino-acid sequence MINDKAILVGVDGSHASYKATWWAANYAKHAGLTLQIVCAYSLPSYAAVSFDATYTAMGDDNAAHSDAQEILSKAKAIADEQGVEATTLIVTGDPASVFVELSRNYNLIVIGNRGKGGLAERLLGTTSSSLPAYAYCPIVVVPYTDDDGNLMHLNNTITKVAVGSDESKWGLKALEIAANFAAAWDAELDVISAVPNMKGSDDEGVMASFKDDLEVRIKPLEEAHPDLKINKQIVPGPAVGALTKASYDHDVVVVGSRGRGGFTGLLLGSTSQGLLQHAVGPVYVVPRKYVEAAETRLDTVPSSPAEVKPKALDDIKGVEEVPVSKAEPDVVEAIETKIDPDRQ; translated from the coding sequence ATGATTAACGACAAGGCAATCCTCGTTGGTGTTGATGGATCCCACGCCAGCTATAAGGCCACTTGGTGGGCTGCGAACTATGCGAAGCATGCGGGACTGACGCTGCAGATCGTATGCGCATACTCGTTGCCGAGCTATGCCGCTGTCTCCTTCGACGCGACATACACCGCCATGGGGGATGACAATGCGGCCCATAGCGACGCGCAGGAGATTCTTTCGAAGGCCAAGGCCATCGCCGACGAGCAGGGTGTTGAGGCTACCACGCTTATTGTTACGGGCGATCCGGCTTCCGTATTCGTGGAACTGTCTCGTAACTACAATCTCATCGTCATCGGCAATCGCGGCAAAGGCGGTCTGGCGGAACGTCTGCTGGGCACGACCAGCTCCAGTCTGCCGGCGTATGCATACTGCCCGATCGTAGTGGTGCCGTACACTGACGATGACGGCAATCTGATGCACTTGAACAACACCATCACCAAGGTGGCCGTCGGCTCCGACGAATCCAAGTGGGGTTTGAAGGCGCTGGAGATCGCGGCGAATTTCGCCGCCGCATGGGATGCCGAGCTGGATGTTATTTCCGCGGTGCCGAACATGAAGGGTTCCGACGACGAAGGTGTGATGGCCTCGTTCAAGGATGATCTGGAAGTGCGTATCAAGCCGCTTGAGGAAGCCCATCCGGATTTGAAGATCAACAAGCAGATCGTGCCTGGCCCGGCGGTTGGCGCGCTGACCAAGGCCAGCTATGATCACGACGTCGTCGTGGTCGGTTCCCGTGGTCGCGGCGGCTTCACTGGCCTGCTGCTCGGCTCCACCAGCCAGGGCTTGCTGCAGCACGCGGTCGGCCCGGTGTATGTGGTGCCCCGCAAGTATGTCGAGGCTGCGGAAACCCGTCTTGACACGGTTCCGAGCTCGCCGGCGGAAGTCAAGCCGAAGGCTCTTGACGATATCAAGGGTGTCGAGGAGGTGCCGGTTTCCAAGGCCGAGCCGGATGTGGTCGAAGCCATCGAAACCAAGATCGATCCCGATCGTCAGTAA
- a CDS encoding CHAP domain-containing protein produces MRHAAHKAAKVSNERFSVAKALFTSSRGSHTAKAVRMVQLANGGGAVVGLEPAVAEKLNEVAPMSRRAMREAARAAGRRSAFMASASLAALVGTAATAMAVGQQNASEMTFADNATTTTQMKRVSDDAASRSESRSDLDALASTSNSGDWQLGETSSSMDTNLLSKSIADNPNVAVLMDQDAGLLPSGFNPNHGTGDTGNDYPYGQCTWWAYTRRAQLGLPAGSHFGDARSWGDSARALGYWVDNTARHVGDIVVFAPGQMGADSYYGHVAIVEGVNADGSIKISESNVRGLGVISDRTFTAQEASQLTYIHY; encoded by the coding sequence ATGAGGCATGCGGCGCATAAAGCTGCCAAGGTTTCGAATGAGCGTTTCAGCGTTGCCAAGGCGCTGTTCACCTCGAGCCGCGGTTCCCACACCGCCAAGGCCGTTCGTATGGTCCAGCTGGCAAATGGTGGGGGTGCCGTTGTAGGTCTTGAGCCTGCGGTTGCCGAAAAGCTGAATGAAGTGGCTCCGATGAGCCGCCGCGCCATGCGTGAAGCCGCTCGTGCGGCCGGTCGTCGCTCCGCATTCATGGCTTCCGCATCGCTGGCTGCGTTGGTTGGCACCGCGGCCACTGCCATGGCGGTCGGCCAGCAGAATGCGTCTGAAATGACTTTTGCCGACAATGCCACCACTACCACGCAGATGAAGCGTGTCTCCGACGATGCGGCATCCCGTTCCGAGTCCCGTAGCGATCTAGACGCTCTGGCCTCCACCAGCAATAGCGGTGATTGGCAGCTTGGCGAAACCAGTTCCTCCATGGACACGAATCTTCTGTCAAAGTCCATTGCCGACAATCCCAATGTCGCCGTTCTCATGGATCAGGACGCCGGTCTTCTTCCTTCGGGCTTCAATCCGAACCACGGCACCGGTGATACCGGCAATGACTATCCATACGGTCAGTGCACATGGTGGGCGTATACCCGTCGTGCACAGCTTGGCCTGCCTGCCGGAAGCCATTTTGGTGATGCGCGGAGTTGGGGTGATTCCGCTCGCGCTCTCGGCTATTGGGTTGACAATACGGCACGTCACGTTGGCGATATTGTGGTATTCGCTCCAGGCCAAATGGGCGCGGACAGCTATTACGGGCATGTCGCGATTGTCGAAGGAGTGAATGCCGACGGTTCGATTAAGATTTCGGAATCCAACGTCAGGGGTCTTGGCGTGATTTCCGATCGTACGTTCACTGCGCAGGAAGCTTCGCAGTTGACATATATCCATTACTGA
- a CDS encoding C40 family peptidase: protein MVASDTMNIAKRFTSIFAVVAVSALLGAAVPAASAGGAMADTTVTATRSFPKTTAAKRDFLAEHTSTDVESNADWGGIESLDVPQTESQAEKDQKAQEQAEAEAQAQAAQAQAQAESQAASRSSDRASISVPTAPASATGQALADYALQFQGYPYVAGGNTPSGWDCSGFVQWVFAQFGVSLPHYSGAQMSVGTAVGSIAEAAPGDIIVNTQHAAIYIGNGMVINALNPAQGTQVTSLAVFSGGYAIRRVL from the coding sequence ATGGTAGCTTCAGACACGATGAATATTGCTAAACGTTTCACGAGTATCTTCGCCGTTGTTGCTGTATCTGCCTTGTTGGGTGCGGCGGTTCCCGCCGCAAGCGCAGGCGGTGCTATGGCTGATACCACGGTAACCGCTACACGTTCTTTCCCGAAGACCACCGCGGCCAAGCGTGATTTTCTCGCCGAGCACACATCCACGGATGTTGAATCTAACGCCGATTGGGGTGGCATCGAAAGCTTGGATGTTCCCCAGACCGAGTCTCAGGCGGAAAAGGACCAGAAGGCTCAGGAGCAGGCTGAGGCCGAAGCTCAAGCACAGGCGGCCCAAGCTCAGGCACAGGCTGAATCTCAGGCTGCCAGTCGTTCTTCCGATCGTGCTTCCATCAGCGTTCCTACGGCTCCCGCGAGTGCCACTGGGCAGGCTCTGGCCGACTACGCTCTGCAGTTCCAAGGTTATCCTTACGTGGCCGGAGGCAATACTCCGTCCGGCTGGGATTGCTCTGGTTTCGTACAGTGGGTGTTCGCCCAGTTCGGGGTAAGCCTGCCGCATTATTCTGGCGCCCAGATGAGCGTTGGAACGGCAGTTGGAAGCATTGCCGAAGCAGCTCCTGGGGATATCATCGTCAATACTCAGCATGCCGCGATCTATATTGGCAACGGCATGGTGATCAACGCGCTGAATCCGGCTCAGGGAACGCAGGTCACTTCGCTGGCCGTGTTCTCAGGTGGCTATGCGATTCGTCGTGTGCTCTGA
- the phoU gene encoding phosphate signaling complex protein PhoU gives MRVIFNEELKAVADDLDHMVKGVRKAINGAGDALLNQNLEAAQAVIDGDIEIDALEASVVDQCVKLLAKQNPVATDLRVVVSTMRLATTFERMGDLARHIAEAARRTYPASPLPAEAQPLFAEMQAFLNDVADQTVAMLSDRDTKTAEQIIINDDKLDELHKKTFELAQSADWSGTNQQLIDVVLIGRFMERLGDHAVSAARRVVYIVSGFDPSKEPTRDEDTDIA, from the coding sequence ATGCGCGTTATTTTCAACGAGGAGCTCAAGGCTGTTGCCGATGATCTCGACCACATGGTCAAAGGCGTGCGCAAGGCGATCAACGGTGCCGGCGACGCGCTGCTGAACCAGAATCTTGAAGCCGCCCAGGCCGTTATCGACGGCGACATCGAAATCGATGCCCTCGAAGCCAGCGTTGTCGACCAGTGCGTGAAGCTGCTGGCCAAGCAGAACCCGGTTGCCACCGATCTGCGCGTGGTTGTTTCCACCATGCGTTTGGCCACCACCTTCGAACGTATGGGCGATCTGGCCCGTCACATCGCCGAAGCCGCCCGCCGCACCTACCCGGCTTCCCCGCTGCCGGCCGAAGCCCAACCGCTGTTCGCCGAAATGCAGGCGTTCCTGAACGACGTCGCCGACCAGACCGTGGCCATGCTGTCTGACCGCGACACCAAGACCGCCGAACAGATCATCATCAACGACGACAAGCTCGACGAACTGCACAAGAAGACCTTTGAACTGGCTCAGTCCGCGGATTGGTCCGGCACCAACCAGCAGCTCATCGACGTGGTGCTGATCGGCCGCTTCATGGAGCGTCTTGGCGATCACGCCGTGTCCGCGGCTCGCCGCGTGGTGTACATCGTCTCCGGTTTCGACCCGTCCAAGGAGCCGACCCGCGACGAAGACACCGACATCGCCTGA